The genomic segment GAcgccctccaggctgggcaaaGCAGGCTCCTCAGGACCGTCACCTCCTCCGGCACCCCCGCCCTCCCCGCCACCCCCATCAGGTCCTCCGGTGTCAGAGGCGCCCCCTCCAGGCCCTCCTGGCTCCCCTGCTTCCTGCTGCTGCCTCCGCTCAAGGGCAATGCGCAGGGCCAAGTACTTGGAGAGGTGGTCCACTGTGGCATTCCCAGTTGTCTTCACATACCTGGAGTGGGAGGGAGGACAGGCTTAGAGCCAGGACGCCTCAGATGGGGACTGGAGGTAGGGGCTTTCCAAAATGGATTCTGGGTTGGGGTAGTATTTTGGGTTTGGGCAAAGCCCACTTCTGATGGAAATCTGTGATCTTTGGTTTCTCAGTGGCTGGGGGAAGGACAGGGCTCCTCACCTAGTCTGGCAGTATTCTCCCTTCTCCACGAGCAGGGGGTGGGGCCGGAACACGAGCTCAATTTCTCCACCTGGCTCTGGGGGGCTGGGGGCCCCAGGAGGGCTTGGGGGGCCCAGCGTTCCCCCTCCCAGAGTCCCTCCCCGGTCACCAGAGTCTTCCGAACCggcacccccacccaccccaccagtGCCGCCTCCCCCTGTCCCTACACTGCTCCCCCCTGCACCCCCTCCACGGGGTCGCTTGGGAGCAGGGCCTGGGGCAGAGTCAGGGGCGGAGTCTGAGCTCACATCTTCTccatccccttctccctccccaggcTCTCCTTCCCCCCCACTCATCGTTGTGGTCTGATCTGACCCGGGTATCGGCCGCCTCACACGCTGGGCCCTGTAGAAGCAAGTGATTAAGGTTAGAAAGCATCCAGGATAAAGGGCTTAGACTTTAAACTTCAGAGAATTAAGAGATAAGAAAAATCCTCATGATGATacctaacatttattaaacactaaCTGTGTGCTAAGCACTCTGCTAAGTGTTTTGCACCAATCCCCTCACCTAATACAATGAATCCTATGACACAGGTAAttatattatctctattttatggctgaggaaactgaggcttagagaggttaagtaacttgttagCAATCATAGGCTGACACCTCTCAAAATGTGGTAGCAGCACAGACATCCCCTGGGAGCTTGTGAAATGCAGACTCTCGGGCCCAACTGTAGACATACTGAATCAGAGTTTGCATCTGAAGAAGATCTACAGGTAATTTGGATACACATGAAAGACTGAGAGATGCTGGCCTAGGAGGTGATTTAACTTCCAGCAGTATAAATCCAGAGCTTATTCTCAAAATCGCTCTACTGTTCTAACTTCTAGAAAGTCAAGAGGTAaactgtatttttccttcttttttttttttttttttttgagactgggcctttttctttcgcccaggctggagtgcagtggtatgatcatggttcactgcagcctccacttccttcctaggctcaagggatccccttacttcagcctcccaagtaggtaggactacaggcatgtgccaccatgcccacctaaatgtttaatttgttgtagagatgaggtttccctatgttattcaaggtggtctcaaactcctgggctcaagtgatcctcccatcctcacctcccaaagtgctgggattacagatgtgagtcactgtgcccagccctatatttttcttaagaataGCAGTGCCAGTTGTTTACTAAGAAACTGCAATTTATACCCATGATTTCCAGCCCTAATGATCAGTCTGTGGTCAGCTCTTAGGATGCTGAGGCTTAGAAGCTAGCAGGCAACAAAGACTGATCCACGGACCCATCCCACCACTCCTGCTTCTCTCCTGACCCTCACACCTGTGCATGGCCTGCATTCGTAGCCCCTCCTCAATGCTGGAGCTCAATGCCTGCTGGTTGTGCAGGCGGCTCAGGCGGATAAGCACTCGATCTTGATGGGCCTCATATTCCTCCCGGCTAGGATAGATCTTAGAGATCAGGGCATCAAAGTTGGGGTCTGGCCGTAGGGATCGCTTGGATACCAGCTTCTTTCGGCAGGTAGGACACTCCTTGTTCCTGGGGTAGAAGAAGGGAAGCCCTGAGTGGTCAGTCAAGGGAACTGAAGCCTAAGCTGAACCAAGACCAGTGAGAGGGCCCTAACTTTGTACCCCTTCATCTCATCTCAAACATGTCTCTCCTATTACCCGCTCCGTAGGGCTGTGACAATGCAGTCAGAGCAGAATCTGTGGAGGCACTCCTTGGTGGTCATCGTATTCTTCAGCATGTCCAGGCAGATAGGGCACATGAGTTCTGAATGCAGTGACCGAGGGGAAACAGCAATCTCTGTGCCATCCATTATGGCTTCCTGGAGGCATCAGTGAGTAGAAAGGTGGTGTGGGTTAGAGGGAAAGGGGTTTTAGAAACAGCAGCCCATAAAATAAGAGTTTTGAAAAATACAGTGAGAATGCAGAATCTGGGTACCCATGCTGGTCTCTATTCGAGACAAGAATTCTGAGAAAGAGAAGGACTGATGACTTGGAGCAAATGGAGAAAAGACAGACTTTAGTGTCCATTAACTAAGAGTAGGAGCTTTGGAATAGGAGGATCTGAGGTAACTAAGTGGCCTAGGAGTGAAGATGGCACAAATCTGTGGCTGAGAAAAACTATtcgacaaaaatttttaaagtcctGGTGCTACCTGTATTAGAACCCCATAGGGTGCctgttaaaaattcagattctgaGAACCCAATCCACTACTGAATCAGAATGTTGGGGAGCATGAAGCTCTGCTTTTAATAAACTCGCAAGGTGAGTCTTATATGCACTGACTTATAATACTGAATGAGGAACAGGgaaggtaatttttgtgtttgcgATCTTtcaaatgaagacaataataCTTGCTCCACCTCTCTGGCAGgactgttttgaggattaaatgaggtaaatgCGAAGTGCTTTGGAAAGATTAAGGTGATTCAGATAGGGCCAGGCAGGGCAGAATAGAGCAAATTATGGAAAAGAAGCTGTGTGATGGGGTCTGTGGATGGAGGGGTTTGCGGGAGGGGGTAAGCCTGAAAGGGAGAATGCCTGTCACCTGCGGGGTCCGGTGCAGCTCATACAGACTCAGTTCCCACGTTTTGCTGGCATTCTGGGCATTCGCCGGCGTCGTCATGGTGACCGGGCACAGACCCCCCCCACCAGGGCTCTACAGCCGAGGAGGAGGCGAggaaggctgggggtgggggaaaggggaggagggcGTTAGGGGGGCCGCCCCTCGCGCAGACCCCGCCCCTCCAGAAGCGCCCCTCTCCGCCCCCGCTCCCGCCCCCGCGCCGGCACTGCCCCTCACCCAGCTCCAGCCGTTCGcgctcccgccgccgccgccgcgcctcTCTCTAGGCCCGGGCTCCTGCGCCAAGTTCGCTGGGTCCGCAACTGCTGCTCAGACAGCAGCtcccgccaccgccgccgccatgGCCCGGGCGCTGGGGCCCTACGTCACTTCCGCCTGCTCCTCCGCTACACCCGCCCCCCCGCCGGCGGAGACGTCACCCGCCATTCGCGGCGCGGGTGGGATGGGACGTGGACGCCGAGGTTCTCCCGCCCACGGGACGAGCTCGTCCCACGTGAGGATCCTGCGTCCCGGGAGTTCTGCGCCACTTAGGGAACCACGGTCTCCGCCCCCGGCCCAGCACCGTCGCGCGGCCAACAACCTTAGCCTCGGTTCCCTTCCAGAGGCCCCCACCCAGGGCCTCAGCTCCAGGGGGCGGGGCCTGGAATATCTGGGACCCCAGGAGGGGACAGAGGGTTCGTGAAAAGGGCTACCTCCCCCACTCTGCGTACCCTGGCGACTCTGGGGATCAACCCCCCTTACTTCTCCGTAACCCCCATTCCAGGATTCCGTGGAAAAAGGCTGCAAAAGATCCTCTGCCGCTTTTGCCCTCTAGTCCAGAGAACGCACCTAGGTCCCGATGTGCTCGGGATTCCCCTTACCACCCTGGGgactccctccaccctccacttTGGTTCTCCCTAGACCCTCCGACCCGCTCTCCCCCTCGAGGTTTGGGGGCGGCGGCTCGGGACGTCCAGACTCAACTCTCGGCCAGAGCCATAGACTCGAGAATTGCGTTTGGACAATCAGGAGCCGCGGCCCGGggcggggaagggagggaggcgcACGGGAGGAACGGGAGGAATGGAGACACCACGCGGAAACAGGGACACACACAAGATGGGGCTCCCATTGGGGAGTGGGGGTGCGCGTGTGGGTGGGGTACACAGGGTCAGAATGTCTGGAGTGGGAAGTGGGCAGAAGCCTCTTCCAGGACTCTAAAGTAAACGAAGGGGatagggaggaaagagaagaggaaggggcAGAGCGATCCCCATTGAGTGTAGGGAATGAGAGGGATACGGAGCGAGGGGGTAGGGGGCAGTTAGAGACCCTGATGGACGTCTTGTCCCCGCCCGAGCTGAGGCTCCCGGACTTGGGCTGCGGCTGCCAGGGGGTGGCCTGTCTCTGGGACAAGGCAGCAGTGGGTGCCCTCGCCCCCCACCCCAGTTCCCCCCTACTTCCCTGTCCTCTCCTTCAGTCCGTGGCCAGTCCTTATGTGGGCGCCAGAGTCGATTAGCGCAGacccccctccccttcctcctcctctttccagcCCCCTCCCTCCTGCTCTCTCCAGCCCCTTTCATCGGCTGGTTCATTCCCCTAATCCTGGCCCCCTCCCCTAATCCCCCCCATCCGACCCCAGGCCGGCTGCAGCTATTGTAAGGtggagagaaaggggaggggggGGActcagagaaaggagaggggtgggggagggccACCTGTTCCAAGACCCCCTTTCAAGGCCAGACTGGACACCAAGATGAGGCCATGAACAAATCAACCTTGGGGACCATAAGAACCCAGGGAGTTGGGGGGAGGGGACTGGTGCTGCAGAACCAGTGGAAAGGGGTGATGCAGAAACCCCTCCCTCCAAAAAGACCCGGAGTGTCACGCATACACAGTGACACACACTCTTTCCTCTCACACCCGGCGGCGGGGGTTGCCCTGGGAGACCAGGCAGTGAAAGGGAACAATCCTtcgggaaagggaaaggagggggaggtggggaagggtcTGAGGGCTTGGACACAAGAAGAACCGGAGGTGGCAGGGAAGAGGATTTGGAATTTATTAGGGTCACAAGCACCCCTGCTTCCCATATTCAGCATTCCTGAGCCATACACTGCCACCCCTTTTGTAGCCTGGGAACTTAGAGTCCTCATCAGCAGGAGGCCAGGCAGAGTGATGGGGGGGTGAGCAGAGTCCAGGGTCCTTGAGGCGGTTACATGAAAAGACCTCCTGGGAGGGGCAGAAACATTTGGACAGATGCATGGGTGGAGAGACAAATGGGCTAGGGGGTGCCCACTTTTGTCCCTGGCCTTGGGACCTCTGCCCTTCCCAGTGGCTCCAGACTCCCCTTACTTGCTTTCTCATATAGTCTGGGTTCTACTTCTCTGCCCTGTCCCTCCCCATGCTGGCCTCATACCAGTGACTTCCACTGAGGCCCCTGTGATGTATCCACTGTCTTCAGATGCCAAGAATGCGACCACATCTGCCACATCTACGAGAATGGTGGGGAGAGGGCAGAATCCTGCTCACTCCTATAGACCCAAAATAGCTATAATCTCCCACCAAAGACATCCCTCCCCACAAACCTCTCCACAGACACCAACCACCAGTCCCGTAGAAAATCCCAAAACCTTGGGGATCTCTTCATTCAGGCCCCCTTCCCAGGGACTCCTCTCCATTCAGTGCTCACCCTCAGGGTCCCCCAAGTATCCCATCGGGATCATTTCAGTAATCTGTAAGGAAATACTCATGTGGGTGAAAGCTGCTTTTATGGATTTTTTTGAAGACTGACTCTGTgacccttttttgttttcattcctcATACATTCATTGAATATTTAATGTTTGCCAGGAACTGTGCCCAGTATTCTCTCTCTGTGAAGCCCAGAGAGATTGAGTCTCTGAATGCTTATGCCCTCCACCCACAGCCTCCTACCTTGTCCACCACTTTCTGTGGCACTTTCTGTGTCATGGGTGTTGCAATGAACCCTGGGAGGACAGAGTTACAGCGGATCCCATGTCTGTGGGAAGGAGAGTGGCTGCTGATTCTGGAGAAGGCTGAATGCTGGTCCCTCCTTCAGACCCCCCAGGTGCTCCCCAGCACCCTCAAGCATCTGACCAACCGTCCAAGCTCCCGGGCTGCAGTCTGGGTCAGCCCAATCACTCCAGCCTTGGATGCTACATAGTTTGTCT from the Macaca mulatta isolate MMU2019108-1 chromosome 4, T2T-MMU8v2.0, whole genome shotgun sequence genome contains:
- the RING1 gene encoding E3 ubiquitin-protein ligase RING1 isoform X1 yields the protein MTTPANAQNASKTWELSLYELHRTPQEAIMDGTEIAVSPRSLHSELMCPICLDMLKNTMTTKECLHRFCSDCIVTALRSGNKECPTCRKKLVSKRSLRPDPNFDALISKIYPSREEYEAHQDRVLIRLSRLHNQQALSSSIEEGLRMQAMHRAQRVRRPIPGSDQTTTMSGGEGEPGEGEGDGEDVSSDSAPDSAPGPAPKRPRGGGAGGSSVGTGGGGTGGVGGGAGSEDSGDRGGTLGGGTLGPPSPPGAPSPPEPGGEIELVFRPHPLLVEKGEYCQTRYVKTTGNATVDHLSKYLALRIALERRQQQEAGEPGGPGGGASDTGGPDGGGGEGGGAGGGDGPEEPALPSLEGVSEKQYTIYIAPGGGAFTTLNGSLTLELVNEKFWKVSRPLELCYAPTKDPK
- the RING1 gene encoding E3 ubiquitin-protein ligase RING1 isoform X2 gives rise to the protein MTTPANAQNASKTWELSLYELHRTPQEAIMDGTEIAVSPRSLHSELMCPICLDMLKNTMTTKECLHRFCSDCIVTALRSGAQRVRRPIPGSDQTTTMSGGEGEPGEGEGDGEDVSSDSAPDSAPGPAPKRPRGGGAGGSSVGTGGGGTGGVGGGAGSEDSGDRGGTLGGGTLGPPSPPGAPSPPEPGGEIELVFRPHPLLVEKGEYCQTRYVKTTGNATVDHLSKYLALRIALERRQQQEAGEPGGPGGGASDTGGPDGGGGEGGGAGGGDGPEEPALPSLEGVSEKQYTIYIAPGGGAFTTLNGSLTLELVNEKFWKVSRPLELCYAPTKDPK
- the RING1 gene encoding E3 ubiquitin-protein ligase RING1; the protein is MDGTEIAVSPRSLHSELMCPICLDMLKNTMTTKECLHRFCSDCIVTALRSGNKECPTCRKKLVSKRSLRPDPNFDALISKIYPSREEYEAHQDRVLIRLSRLHNQQALSSSIEEGLRMQAMHRAQRVRRPIPGSDQTTTMSGGEGEPGEGEGDGEDVSSDSAPDSAPGPAPKRPRGGGAGGSSVGTGGGGTGGVGGGAGSEDSGDRGGTLGGGTLGPPSPPGAPSPPEPGGEIELVFRPHPLLVEKGEYCQTRYVKTTGNATVDHLSKYLALRIALERRQQQEAGEPGGPGGGASDTGGPDGGGGEGGGAGGGDGPEEPALPSLEGVSEKQYTIYIAPGGGAFTTLNGSLTLELVNEKFWKVSRPLELCYAPTKDPK